Proteins encoded in a region of the Dorea longicatena genome:
- a CDS encoding coiled-coil domain-containing protein, with protein MNKHGIRLITAVVTSSMIVTPVLAAPSVDDLKKEKASKQNEVSSLQSQLTTLMGKVNTLESELIQTGEDITKAQSDLVVAQKKEKEQYAAMKKRIKYMYEAGNDSAFETLVTSDDFTDLLSKAEYVQNVHSYDRKQLQEYVETKQQISDLKDSLEKDQKELESKQAEYEKQGDNLNNLITSKSAEVANLDSEIQAAAEAAAKEAAERAAKEAAEKAAKEAAKKQQASAANNSTSSNRHNSTTSNNTTSNKNNTSNTTRPSGNNTSSSTTKPSGNNTSSNTTSGSNANGGTIVSRAYSQLGKPYVWSACGPSSFDCSGFVSYCLTGSYTRLGTTLTFMGWTRVSNPQPGDVVTTATHCGIYIGNGQMIHAPHTGDVVKVGPVQSGMIYVRR; from the coding sequence ATGAATAAACACGGAATCAGATTGATCACAGCAGTGGTGACAAGTTCAATGATTGTAACACCGGTTCTGGCAGCACCGTCTGTCGATGATTTGAAGAAGGAAAAAGCATCAAAACAGAATGAAGTCAGTTCGTTACAGTCACAGCTTACAACATTGATGGGAAAGGTTAATACACTGGAAAGTGAATTGATCCAGACAGGTGAGGATATTACAAAAGCACAGAGTGATCTGGTAGTTGCGCAGAAGAAAGAAAAAGAACAGTATGCAGCAATGAAGAAGCGTATTAAATATATGTACGAAGCCGGTAATGATTCAGCGTTTGAAACATTGGTCACATCGGATGATTTTACAGATCTCTTGAGCAAAGCAGAGTATGTTCAGAATGTACATAGTTATGACAGAAAACAGTTACAGGAATATGTAGAGACAAAGCAGCAGATTTCAGATTTGAAGGACAGTCTTGAAAAAGATCAGAAAGAACTGGAAAGCAAGCAGGCTGAATATGAGAAGCAGGGTGATAACCTGAATAACCTCATTACTTCCAAATCAGCAGAAGTTGCAAATCTTGATTCAGAGATTCAGGCAGCAGCAGAAGCGGCAGCAAAGGAAGCAGCGGAGAGAGCGGCAAAAGAAGCAGCAGAAAAGGCTGCAAAAGAGGCTGCAAAGAAGCAGCAGGCATCTGCAGCTAATAACAGTACTTCATCTAACAGACATAATTCTACAACAAGCAACAATACAACGAGCAACAAAAATAACACAAGTAATACAACGAGACCATCAGGTAATAATACAAGCAGTAGTACAACAAAGCCGTCAGGTAATAATACAAGCAGCAATACAACAAGCGGATCGAATGCAAATGGTGGCACGATCGTAAGCAGAGCATACAGCCAGCTTGGAAAACCTTATGTATGGAGTGCATGCGGACCGAGCAGTTTTGACTGTTCAGGATTCGTAAGCTACTGTCTGACAGGAAGCTATACACGTCTTGGTACAACTCTTACATTTATGGGATGGACAAGGGTAAGCAACCCACAGCCTGGTGATGTTGTAACAACAGCAACACATTGTGGTATTTATATCGGAAATGGTCAGATGATTCATGCTCCGCACACAGGAGATGTTGTAAAAGTCGGACCGGTACAGTCTGGTATGATCTATGTGCGTAGATAA
- the rpsB gene encoding 30S ribosomal protein S2, translating to MSVISMKQLLEAGVHFGHQTRRWNPKMAPYIYTERNGIYIIDLQKSVGKVDEAYQAVADIAAEGGSILFVGTKKQAQDAIKVEAERCGMYYVNERWLGGMLTNFKTIKSRIARLKNIERMSEDGTFDVLPKKEVIQLKKEWDKLEKNLGGIKDMKTLPDAIFVVDPKKERICVQEAHTLGIPLIGIADTNCDPEELDYVIPGNDDAIRAVKLIVSKMADAVVEANQGVAGEEEYVEEAEEAAVEE from the coding sequence ATGAGCGTTATTTCAATGAAGCAACTTTTAGAAGCAGGTGTTCACTTTGGACATCAGACAAGAAGATGGAACCCTAAGATGGCTCCTTATATCTACACAGAGAGAAATGGTATCTACATCATTGACCTTCAGAAATCTGTAGGTAAAGTAGATGAAGCTTACCAGGCAGTAGCTGATATCGCTGCAGAAGGCGGATCAATCCTTTTTGTAGGTACTAAGAAACAGGCTCAGGATGCTATCAAAGTAGAAGCTGAACGTTGCGGAATGTACTATGTAAATGAAAGATGGCTTGGAGGAATGCTTACAAACTTCAAGACAATCAAGAGCAGAATCGCTCGTCTGAAAAACATCGAGAGAATGTCAGAAGACGGAACATTTGATGTACTGCCTAAGAAAGAAGTTATCCAGTTAAAGAAAGAATGGGATAAACTTGAGAAGAACCTTGGCGGAATCAAAGACATGAAGACACTTCCAGACGCTATTTTCGTAGTAGATCCTAAAAAGGAAAGAATCTGTGTTCAGGAAGCACACACACTTGGAATTCCACTTATCGGTATCGCTGATACTAACTGTGATCCAGAAGAACTTGATTATGTAATTCCTGGAAACGACGATGCTATCCGTGCTGTAAAACTGATCGTTTCTAAGATGGCTGACGCTGTAGTAGAAGCTAACCAGGGTGTTGCAGGCGAAGAAGAGTATGTTGAAGAAGCTGAAGAAGCAGCAGTAGAAGAATAA
- the tsf gene encoding translation elongation factor Ts, with amino-acid sequence MAVTAKMVKELREMTGAGMMDCKKALNETDGDMDAAIEFLRKNGEAKAVKKAGRIAAEGIVMADVKEDKTAAIVEVNSETDFVAKNAEFQGFVKAVVNQAIASESTDMEGFMAEAWNEDASKTVQDALNEKISVIGEKLSIRRFEKIVTDGCVVDYIHGGGRIGVLVEADTDVVNDEIKACLKNVAMQVAAMSPKYTSRDEVDASFLEHEKEILLAQAKQENPNKPDNIIEKMIIGRLNKEMKEICLLDQVYVQDSDLTVAKYVEKVAKENGANMTVKRFVRFETGEGLEKKNEDFAAEVAAQMGN; translated from the coding sequence ATGGCAGTTACAGCTAAGATGGTAAAAGAATTAAGAGAGATGACTGGTGCAGGAATGATGGACTGCAAGAAAGCTCTTAATGAAACAGATGGTGATATGGATGCAGCTATCGAGTTCTTAAGAAAGAACGGAGAAGCTAAGGCTGTTAAAAAAGCCGGACGTATCGCAGCAGAAGGTATTGTTATGGCTGATGTTAAAGAAGACAAGACAGCAGCTATCGTAGAAGTTAACTCAGAGACAGACTTCGTTGCTAAGAATGCTGAATTCCAGGGATTCGTTAAAGCTGTTGTTAATCAGGCAATCGCTTCTGAATCAACAGATATGGAAGGATTCATGGCTGAGGCTTGGAACGAAGATGCTTCTAAGACAGTTCAGGATGCATTAAATGAAAAAATCTCTGTAATTGGAGAAAAACTGAGCATCAGAAGATTTGAGAAAATCGTTACAGACGGCTGTGTAGTAGATTACATCCATGGAGGCGGACGTATCGGTGTTCTCGTAGAGGCTGATACAGATGTTGTTAACGACGAGATCAAAGCTTGTCTGAAGAACGTAGCTATGCAGGTTGCAGCTATGTCTCCAAAATATACTTCACGTGATGAAGTTGATGCTTCTTTCTTAGAGCATGAAAAAGAGATTCTTCTTGCTCAGGCTAAACAGGAGAATCCTAACAAACCAGATAACATCATCGAGAAGATGATTATCGGACGTCTCAACAAAGAGATGAAAGAGATCTGTCTGTTAGACCAGGTATACGTTCAGGACAGCGACCTTACAGTAGCTAAATACGTAGAGAAGGTAGCAAAAGAGAACGGAGCTAACATGACAGTTAAGAGATTCGTTCGTTTCGAGACAGGTGAAGGTCTTGAGAAGAAGAACGAAGACTTCGCAGCTGAAGTTGCAGCTCAGATGGGAAACTAA
- a CDS encoding group II intron maturase-specific domain-containing protein: protein MQNAIHPQHSQRSLSIFKQQVNSSLRGWVNFFTQYPTQSVPKIARYFVRFYSSS from the coding sequence TTGCAAAATGCAATACACCCTCAACACTCACAGCGTTCCCTTTCTATTTTTAAACAACAAGTAAATTCCTCGTTAAGAGGTTGGGTAAATTTCTTTACCCAATACCCTACCCAATCTGTACCCAAAATAGCACGATATTTTGTGAGATTTTACAGTAGTTCATAA
- a CDS encoding GNAT family N-acetyltransferase yields MYEIRKIHSNEVMEALALALEVFLQFEAPDYKPEGIETFKRDIVENDEFISKCQQGICPIYAAFDKGKMIGIIGMYSNRKHINLAFTKKEYHRQGVATSIFQYLLADILKDAPKLHEITLNSSPYGKPFYLHIGFKPQSDEQEIDGIRFTPMKYTI; encoded by the coding sequence ATGTATGAAATACGAAAAATACATAGCAATGAAGTAATGGAAGCCCTTGCTTTAGCATTAGAAGTGTTTTTACAATTTGAAGCACCGGACTATAAACCGGAGGGAATTGAAACATTCAAGCGAGATATAGTTGAAAATGATGAATTTATTTCAAAATGTCAACAAGGTATCTGCCCTATATATGCGGCGTTTGACAAGGGTAAAATGATTGGAATTATCGGTATGTATTCAAACAGGAAGCATATCAACTTAGCATTCACAAAGAAAGAATATCATCGTCAAGGTGTAGCTACTTCAATTTTTCAGTATCTTTTAGCAGATATTTTGAAAGATGCTCCAAAGTTGCACGAGATTACTTTAAATTCGTCACCATACGGTAAGCCATTTTATCTTCATATCGGATTTAAGCCACAATCAGACGAGCAAGAAATAGACGGGATTAGGTTTACCCCTATGAAGTACACAATCTGA